The proteins below come from a single Bacteroidales bacterium genomic window:
- a CDS encoding SIR2 family protein, which produces MENNNKLVLEQIKKSYLNKRIIPFIGSGFSKNIGGFPDWKEFIKHLSKKIGEDKKYIKSIVGDNYLQSVEYFMMKKIITDKFKSETDYLTRGKNFIKDELVNIFNKKFDKNTWQAQIALILLNNIDMIYTTNWDDTLEQTCENILGKDRYNLYYSVAQLEDLKKEYEENFLKSQHEKKKSIVKLHGHFKDSNSIIASEYDYFHRMNTFNALDIIFQNDLLLNDFLFIGFSFDDVNVNYLLYQINVMRRMIKPSKSIYLISIKKPDDAFFKLYEDSKKVLTYFLFDENEYNNYQSSVKSEKNSLLKRKTVQFFNYISDNELENKEELKTLIKN; this is translated from the coding sequence ATGGAAAATAATAACAAACTAGTACTTGAACAAATTAAAAAATCGTATTTAAATAAAAGAATTATCCCATTTATAGGTTCTGGTTTTTCTAAAAATATTGGTGGTTTTCCAGATTGGAAAGAATTTATTAAACATCTATCTAAAAAAATAGGTGAAGATAAAAAATATATTAAAAGTATTGTCGGAGATAATTATTTGCAATCAGTTGAATACTTTATGATGAAAAAAATCATTACTGATAAATTTAAAAGTGAAACAGATTATTTAACTAGGGGTAAAAATTTTATTAAAGATGAATTAGTTAATATTTTCAATAAAAAATTTGATAAAAATACTTGGCAGGCTCAAATTGCACTAATTTTATTAAATAATATTGATATGATTTATACAACAAATTGGGATGATACTTTAGAACAGACTTGTGAAAACATTCTTGGTAAAGACCGATATAATTTATATTATTCTGTTGCTCAACTTGAAGATTTAAAAAAAGAATATGAAGAAAATTTTCTTAAATCTCAACATGAAAAGAAAAAATCAATAGTGAAGTTACATGGCCATTTTAAAGATTCTAATTCGATTATTGCATCTGAATACGATTACTTCCATAGAATGAATACCTTTAATGCATTAGATATAATATTCCAGAATGATTTACTTTTAAATGACTTTTTGTTCATAGGGTTCAGTTTTGATGATGTTAATGTTAATTATTTATTATACCAAATAAACGTTATGAGAAGAATGATTAAGCCATCAAAAAGTATTTATTTGATATCCATAAAGAAACCAGATGATGCATTTTTTAAACTATATGAAGATTCTAAAAAAGTATTGACATATTTCCTTTTTGACGAGAATGAATATAACAACTACCAAAGTTCTGTTAAATCCGAAAAAAATTCTCTACTAAAAAGAAAAACAGTTCAATTTTTTAATTATATCTCGGATAATGAACTTGAAAACAAAGAAGAATTAAAAACATTAATAAAAAATTAA
- a CDS encoding radical SAM protein gives MAIGFSGSNGGITNNFSNLNVQNLDKDIYIKKNIPLEVSYFVNNICNLKCKHCYVGYQNNKNLLNFSEWKNLFDSLIKSGAKTFGNVGKEPLLNWNLTIELLHYFKFKRNIDEKIRFGFVTNGLLFDKSIINELNSIEPDYIDISLDGDKTAHDYIRGEGNYEKLISKLIVLSKTKLASKIFISFTLNKLNKETLPFVIETISNLGINNFLISPYVTLNKNDELYLSDTDVVDLVQSLLDNKLIDFDKFRNLNLYIKNDFTTTSPIMSELKKRNIINEDKLLIDNYCVIFNKYHFNTNTVYLNYLPYDNTFTQAIRISHDGYISSCLDMFYEDYPERAIGNIKSQDIKEILSNAKQKIEKEELVYV, from the coding sequence ATGGCTATTGGATTTTCAGGAAGTAATGGTGGAATTACAAATAATTTTAGTAATCTCAATGTCCAGAATTTGGATAAGGATATTTATATTAAGAAAAATATTCCTTTAGAAGTATCTTATTTTGTTAACAATATATGCAATCTTAAATGTAAACATTGCTATGTAGGTTATCAAAATAACAAAAACTTACTTAATTTTTCAGAGTGGAAAAATTTATTTGATTCACTTATTAAATCAGGGGCAAAAACATTCGGTAATGTTGGAAAAGAACCATTATTAAATTGGAACTTAACCATAGAGTTACTTCATTATTTTAAATTTAAAAGGAATATAGACGAGAAAATTAGATTTGGTTTTGTTACAAACGGCTTACTCTTTGATAAATCAATAATCAATGAATTAAATTCTATTGAACCAGATTATATTGATATAAGTCTTGACGGAGATAAAACTGCACACGATTACATAAGGGGCGAAGGTAATTATGAAAAACTGATTTCAAAGCTAATAGTTTTAAGCAAAACAAAACTTGCATCAAAGATTTTCATTAGCTTCACTCTAAACAAATTGAACAAAGAAACATTACCTTTCGTTATTGAAACTATTTCTAATTTAGGAATAAATAATTTCCTTATTTCACCTTATGTTACATTAAATAAAAATGATGAATTATATCTTTCTGATACTGATGTAGTAGATTTAGTTCAAAGTCTATTAGATAACAAACTTATAGATTTCGATAAATTTAGAAATCTTAATCTTTATATAAAAAATGATTTCACTACTACAAGTCCGATTATGTCAGAATTAAAAAAGAGAAATATTATTAATGAAGACAAATTGCTGATTGATAATTATTGTGTCATTTTTAATAAATATCATTTTAATACCAATACAGTTTATTTGAATTATCTTCCTTATGATAATACATTTACACAAGCAATCAGAATAAGTCATGATGGCTACATAAGTAGTTGTTTAGACATGTTTTATGAAGATTATCCTGAAAGAGCAATTGGAAATATAAAAAGCCAAGACATTAAGGAAATATTATCAAATGCAAAACAAAAGATTGAAAAGGAAGAATTAGTTTATGTATAA